One Thermoanaerobacter kivui genomic window, ATAAAAAACGCATTTTTGACAGCGTTAAACGGTATGTTTCATCGAAGAATTGAGTATCCTGATATTGAAACCAGTAAGGACAAAGAGGTGTTAGAATGAATATTTTAATAGATGACAGGCAGGATAAAATAAATTCAGAGAATTTAAAGGAATTGGTAGAGCGAGTCATACAAACTGTGTTGGAAATAGAAGAGGTTGTTGACAATGTGGAAGTGAGTGTGTCCTTTGTAGACAATGAAGAGATTCAAAAACTCAACAAATATTATAGAGGCATTGACAGTCCAACAGATGTTTTGTCTTTTCCTCTTGTGGAGTTTGAAGAAATATATTCTGACATAGAAGAGGAAGAAGAAATAGAAAAGGTCCATCCGATAGGAGATATAGTCATTTCTTTAGAAAAAGCTATGGAACAGTCTCTTGAATACGGACACTCTTTCGAAAGAGAAGTGGCCTATTTGACAGCCCACAGCATGTTGCATCTTTTAGGCTATGACCATGAAACTGAAGAGGACAAAAAGATTATGAGGCAAAAAGAGGAAGAAGTCATGGCAAAACTAAACATTGGACGGTGATTTTGTGAGGTCCAGGAATTTAATTGACAGTTTTAATTATGCAATAGAGGGAATTTTACATGCATTTAAGACTCAAAGAAACATGAAAATACATTTTATTATAGCAATATTTGTTTTGGCTTTTTGCCTTTTTTTTAATCTTTCACGGGTGGAATTTGTAGTAATTTTGCTTACCATTTCACTGGTACTCGTCTCTGAAATGATAAATACTGCCATTGAGACGACAGTGGATATTATTGTAAAAGGATATAATCCATTGGCAAAAATTGCAAAAAATGTAGCTGCAGGAGCTGTTCTCGTATCTTCTGTCAATGCAGTTATTGTAGCTTATTTAATATTTTTTGACAGAATAAATCCATGGACAAAAATAATTTTACTAAGACTTAGAGAGTCTCCCATTCATATTACAGTTATAAGCCTCATAGTTGTCATATTTTTATCTATAATTTTAAAGGTACATTTTGGGGAAGGAACTCCTATGAGAGGAGGAATGCCTAGCGCTCACAGCGCTATTGCTTTTTCTATAGCAACAGCTATAACTTTTATGACTGCGAATGCCTTTATTGCAACATTGGGTTTTCTTCTTGCACTCATGGTGGCGGAAAGCAGAATTGAAGGCAAAATCCACTCTTTTTCTCAGGTGTTGTTTGGTGCTTTTATTGGCATACTAATTACAGTTTTATTTTTTCAAATAATTAGGTGAGAGGTGATGTTATGGGCTATAAAGCGGGATTTGTTGCTTTAATCGGGAGAACTAATGTTGGCAAGTCTACTCTTTTAAACGCTATAATGCAAGAAAAAATTGTAATTACTTCTCCTAAACCTCAAACGACGCGAAACACAATTCGAGGAATCTTGACGACAGATGAGTATCAAATCGTATTTGTGGATACTCCTGGTGTCCATAAACCAAAATCAAAATTGGGTGAGTTTATGAT contains:
- the ybeY gene encoding rRNA maturation RNase YbeY, with translation MNILIDDRQDKINSENLKELVERVIQTVLEIEEVVDNVEVSVSFVDNEEIQKLNKYYRGIDSPTDVLSFPLVEFEEIYSDIEEEEEIEKVHPIGDIVISLEKAMEQSLEYGHSFEREVAYLTAHSMLHLLGYDHETEEDKKIMRQKEEEVMAKLNIGR
- a CDS encoding diacylglycerol kinase produces the protein MRSRNLIDSFNYAIEGILHAFKTQRNMKIHFIIAIFVLAFCLFFNLSRVEFVVILLTISLVLVSEMINTAIETTVDIIVKGYNPLAKIAKNVAAGAVLVSSVNAVIVAYLIFFDRINPWTKIILLRLRESPIHITVISLIVVIFLSIILKVHFGEGTPMRGGMPSAHSAIAFSIATAITFMTANAFIATLGFLLALMVAESRIEGKIHSFSQVLFGAFIGILITVLFFQIIR